A genomic segment from Luteolibacter ambystomatis encodes:
- a CDS encoding FAD-binding oxidoreductase: MPLPPKRNGRFVRNSPPSPAESAIWEPLDGEPSAAPPPVRVRVAEAAPVEVSPAPEPIAAPLAEASAAGPVPPAVPVTPPPQGVLAAAPEPEPVSARQIAADLAARIGAGKVDLSQPVLDTHAGDKWYARHQPDVVVFAESTADVSAVMAYAHKHRIPVTTRGAGFGYVGGCVPVKGGIVLSTMRMNRILELAPADGVAVVQPGVITAELQRAVREIGWEYPPDPASLKDCSIGGNIATNAGGPRCLKYGVTRNYVLGLEVVLVNGRVMRTGGRLHKNKTGFDLCGLFTGSEGMLGIVTEATLRLIPRPPARAMVAAVFPDFAMAAAAVQTVLNSGHLPSALEITDAFTLAAARKRLGADVFPPGDAYLIVEIDGRHTAVASELAELHTLLMKNGATHLEIAPDEEDCERIWQLRREFSYSLRDTGLTKLNEDIVVPRSKLVELVNFARRLQDETGIPVACFGHAGDGNIHTNLMVKDYNDPLVREKADAALDVLFHWILANGGAITGEHGVGLAKKPWIKEALGDASFAIHRSLKRTLDPHGILNPGKFLDP, from the coding sequence ATGCCTTTGCCTCCGAAGCGAAACGGGAGATTCGTCCGGAATAGTCCGCCATCGCCCGCCGAATCCGCCATCTGGGAGCCCTTGGATGGCGAGCCTTCGGCTGCACCGCCACCGGTTCGCGTACGGGTGGCGGAAGCGGCTCCCGTGGAGGTGTCCCCGGCTCCGGAGCCTATTGCCGCACCGCTGGCGGAAGCCTCCGCTGCCGGGCCGGTGCCTCCCGCGGTTCCTGTGACACCGCCGCCGCAGGGCGTGCTTGCAGCCGCTCCGGAGCCCGAGCCGGTTTCCGCGCGGCAGATTGCCGCGGATCTGGCGGCCCGGATCGGTGCGGGCAAGGTGGATCTCAGCCAGCCGGTATTGGATACCCACGCCGGGGACAAGTGGTATGCCCGCCACCAGCCGGACGTTGTTGTCTTCGCCGAGTCCACTGCGGATGTGTCCGCGGTGATGGCCTATGCCCACAAGCACCGCATCCCGGTGACCACCCGCGGCGCGGGCTTCGGCTATGTGGGCGGCTGCGTGCCGGTGAAGGGCGGCATTGTTCTCTCCACCATGCGGATGAACCGCATCCTGGAACTGGCTCCCGCCGATGGCGTGGCCGTGGTCCAGCCGGGTGTGATCACCGCGGAGCTCCAGCGTGCCGTGCGCGAGATCGGCTGGGAATATCCGCCGGACCCCGCATCGCTGAAGGATTGCTCGATCGGCGGAAACATCGCCACCAACGCCGGCGGACCGCGCTGCCTGAAGTACGGCGTGACTCGTAATTACGTGCTCGGTCTCGAGGTGGTGCTGGTGAACGGCCGCGTGATGCGCACCGGCGGACGCCTTCACAAGAACAAGACCGGCTTCGACCTGTGCGGGCTCTTCACCGGTTCGGAAGGCATGCTCGGCATCGTCACGGAGGCCACGCTGCGCCTGATCCCCCGCCCGCCCGCGCGTGCGATGGTGGCTGCGGTATTCCCGGATTTCGCGATGGCCGCTGCGGCCGTGCAAACGGTGCTGAACTCCGGCCACCTGCCGTCCGCGCTGGAAATCACGGATGCCTTCACCCTCGCCGCCGCGCGCAAGCGCCTCGGAGCCGATGTCTTCCCACCGGGCGATGCCTATTTGATCGTGGAAATCGACGGCCGCCACACCGCCGTGGCTTCCGAACTGGCGGAGCTTCACACCCTGCTCATGAAAAACGGCGCGACCCATCTGGAGATCGCGCCGGATGAGGAGGACTGCGAGCGGATCTGGCAGCTCCGCCGCGAGTTCTCCTACTCGCTGCGGGATACCGGCCTGACCAAGCTCAACGAGGACATCGTCGTGCCGCGTTCGAAGCTGGTGGAACTCGTGAATTTCGCCCGCCGCCTGCAGGACGAAACCGGTATTCCGGTCGCCTGCTTCGGCCATGCCGGAGATGGCAACATCCACACCAACCTGATGGTGAAGGATTACAACGATCCGCTCGTCCGGGAGAAGGCGGATGCCGCTCTGGACGTGCTTTTCCATTGGATTCTCGCCAATGGGGGCGCGATCACCGGCGAGCATGGCGTGGGCCTCGCCAAGAAGCCATGGATCAAGGAGGCGCTCGGGGACGCATCGTTCGCCATTCACCGCTCGCTCAAGCGCACCCTCGATCCCCACGGTATTCTCAATCCCGGGAAATTCCTGGATCCTTGA
- the epsC gene encoding serine O-acetyltransferase EpsC — MSHEPANVPSRRIQPDAATLQILDHTFDPYVAALLASYEQVGGLNHREALDMPSTGAIGHICRDLLKILFPGFHDDDAIQEDTLECVTRKRLIRVVERLTDQVKKSVNIGRKTEGDDPVPGIMQRFCKSLPMVRELLRTDIEAAYEGDPAATCHEEIILSYPCIEAIAIQRVAHRLYRLGAPIIPRMMTEWAHSRTGIDIHPGARIGAGFFIDHGTGVVIGETCVIGNHVKLYHGVTLGARSFEKDEQGHIVKGLKRHPNVEDNVTIYPNSTILGGETVIGANSTIGANVFLMHSVPAHSLVVYEEKQLSILNKKSRHPKPDDLDFVI, encoded by the coding sequence ATGTCTCACGAACCCGCCAACGTCCCGTCACGCCGGATCCAGCCGGACGCGGCGACGCTCCAGATCTTGGACCACACCTTCGACCCGTACGTCGCGGCGCTGCTCGCTTCCTACGAACAAGTCGGCGGTCTGAACCACCGCGAAGCGCTCGACATGCCGTCCACCGGCGCGATCGGCCACATCTGCCGCGATCTGCTCAAGATCCTCTTCCCCGGCTTCCACGATGACGACGCGATCCAGGAGGACACGCTGGAGTGTGTCACCCGCAAGCGCCTCATCCGCGTGGTGGAGCGCCTCACCGACCAGGTGAAGAAGAGCGTGAACATCGGCCGGAAAACGGAGGGCGACGATCCGGTGCCCGGCATCATGCAACGCTTCTGCAAATCGCTGCCGATGGTCCGCGAACTCCTGCGCACCGACATCGAGGCCGCCTATGAGGGCGACCCGGCCGCGACCTGCCATGAGGAGATCATCCTTTCCTATCCCTGCATCGAAGCCATCGCCATCCAGCGCGTGGCGCACCGGCTCTACCGCCTCGGCGCGCCGATCATCCCTCGGATGATGACGGAGTGGGCGCACTCGCGCACCGGCATCGACATCCATCCGGGTGCGCGGATCGGCGCGGGTTTCTTCATCGACCATGGCACGGGCGTGGTCATCGGTGAGACCTGCGTGATCGGCAACCACGTGAAGCTCTATCATGGCGTCACGCTCGGCGCGCGCAGCTTTGAGAAGGACGAACAGGGCCACATCGTGAAAGGCCTCAAGCGCCATCCGAACGTAGAGGACAACGTCACCATCTATCCGAACTCGACCATCCTCGGTGGTGAAACGGTGATCGGCGCGAACTCCACCATCGGCGCGAACGTCTTCCTCATGCACAGCGTCCCGGCGCACTCGCTGGTCGTGTATGAAGAGAAGCAGCTCAGCATCCTCAACAAGAAGTCCCGCCATCCGAAGCCGGATGACCTCGACTTTGTGATCTGA
- the glgP gene encoding alpha-glucan family phosphorylase, giving the protein MSFLPKPFAHPYEIAPEFSKSAVYFSCEFALDQSFKIYSGGLGFLAGSHMKSAAAQRQNLCGVGIYWSYGYYNQTRGDEGEMAVQFRKNEYAFLRDTGIRFTVPIHGHPVWVKALYLPAETFSTVPMFFLSTDLEENDPLSRAITHRLYDNDPLRRIAQYTILGAGGARLMEELGVDPEVWHLNEAHGLSAAFRLYEKHRDVEEVRKRLVFTTHTPEEAGNEKHDFKLLKDFSFFGSVPEEEVREITGIEGEVFNHSLAALRLAHIANGVSKLHGEVSRQMWKGHAGICPITHVTNAQNKKYWADHGLEAARVHGDTELLRNRKRELKERLFRVVADQTGKIFRPDVLTIVWARRFAGYKRPDLITRDMRLFRELLSNSEHPVQVIWAGKPFPFDFGAIETFNKLVGLCRHHPNAAVLVGYELELSRFLKNGADIWLNNPVVTREASGTSGMTAAMNGALNLSTYDGWVCEFADFSGANSFIIPPADPSLSPESRDRHDLLGFYEQMEKNVLPLYYENPQGWAEKMLRSMNDVVPFFDSDRMAAEYYTKIYAHAAQPVIDQTPAHSVL; this is encoded by the coding sequence ATGTCCTTCCTCCCAAAACCCTTCGCCCATCCGTACGAGATCGCTCCCGAGTTTTCGAAGAGCGCGGTGTATTTCTCCTGCGAATTCGCCCTCGACCAGAGCTTCAAGATCTACTCGGGCGGGCTCGGGTTCCTGGCGGGCTCGCACATGAAATCGGCGGCAGCCCAGCGGCAGAACCTGTGCGGGGTGGGGATCTACTGGTCTTACGGCTATTATAACCAGACCCGCGGCGACGAGGGTGAGATGGCGGTCCAGTTCCGGAAGAACGAATACGCGTTCCTCCGGGATACCGGCATCCGCTTCACCGTGCCGATCCACGGCCATCCGGTATGGGTGAAGGCGCTGTACCTGCCTGCGGAGACCTTTTCCACGGTGCCGATGTTCTTCCTGAGCACGGACCTGGAGGAGAACGATCCACTGTCCCGTGCGATCACCCACCGTCTTTACGACAACGATCCGCTGCGCCGCATCGCCCAGTACACCATCCTCGGTGCGGGCGGTGCCCGGCTGATGGAGGAGCTGGGTGTCGATCCGGAGGTCTGGCACCTCAATGAGGCCCACGGTCTTTCCGCGGCCTTCCGCCTGTATGAAAAGCATCGTGATGTGGAGGAGGTGCGGAAACGTCTCGTCTTCACCACCCACACGCCGGAGGAGGCGGGCAATGAGAAGCACGACTTCAAGTTGTTGAAGGATTTCTCGTTCTTCGGCAGCGTGCCGGAGGAAGAGGTCCGGGAGATCACCGGCATCGAGGGCGAGGTGTTCAACCACTCGCTTGCCGCGCTGCGCCTGGCCCACATCGCCAATGGCGTCTCGAAGCTCCACGGCGAGGTGTCCCGCCAGATGTGGAAGGGCCACGCCGGCATCTGCCCGATCACCCACGTCACCAATGCCCAGAACAAGAAGTACTGGGCGGACCACGGCCTCGAAGCCGCCCGCGTCCACGGCGACACCGAGCTGCTGCGCAACCGCAAGCGCGAGCTGAAGGAGCGTCTCTTCCGCGTGGTCGCGGACCAGACCGGCAAGATCTTCCGTCCGGATGTGCTCACCATCGTGTGGGCGCGTCGTTTCGCAGGCTACAAGCGGCCGGACCTGATCACCCGCGACATGCGACTGTTCCGTGAGCTGCTTTCCAACTCCGAGCATCCGGTGCAGGTGATCTGGGCGGGCAAGCCGTTCCCGTTCGACTTCGGTGCGATCGAAACCTTCAACAAGCTCGTCGGCCTCTGCCGCCATCACCCGAATGCGGCCGTGCTCGTCGGCTATGAACTGGAGCTGTCCCGCTTCCTCAAGAACGGCGCGGACATCTGGCTGAACAATCCGGTGGTCACCCGCGAAGCCTCCGGCACCTCCGGGATGACGGCCGCGATGAATGGAGCGCTGAATCTTTCCACCTACGATGGCTGGGTCTGCGAGTTCGCCGACTTTTCCGGTGCGAACAGCTTCATCATTCCGCCCGCGGATCCCTCGCTCTCGCCGGAGTCACGGGATCGTCACGATCTCCTCGGTTTCTATGAGCAGATGGAAAAGAACGTCCTGCCACTCTACTACGAGAACCCGCAGGGTTGGGCGGAGAAGATGCTGCGCTCGATGAACGATGTGGTGCCGTTCTTCGACTCCGACCGCATGGCGGCCGAGTACTATACGAAAATTTACGCTCACGCGGCGCAACCGGTGATTGACCAGACACCGGCCCACAGCGTCCTTTGA
- a CDS encoding helix-turn-helix domain-containing protein — protein MERLGHVDHVRLLDFIAGIHEAVPLAGFGKHLIRLTSELLPGLTVSFDQIEESSGFYSLEHNFLMSESEQSQLFNRLRDVYQQNPIYRYLQEGGTGPVVDIADLVPRRQFQRTDFYQDIFRPVGLEYQMQVLMNRPGWIQTLTLNRDRPIPKAAALTLKLAARHIQLAHRNACLMEQLRPVVVADPQPAIAFTRREREVFAWLQEGKRNGEIALLLGCSPRTVDKHVQRILFKTGAETRTAAVRCRRL, from the coding sequence ATGGAGAGGCTCGGTCACGTGGATCATGTCCGGCTGTTGGATTTCATCGCTGGAATCCATGAAGCGGTGCCGCTGGCTGGATTTGGCAAGCACCTCATCCGTTTGACCTCCGAGCTGCTGCCGGGCCTCACGGTGTCCTTCGACCAGATCGAGGAATCGAGTGGCTTCTATTCGCTGGAGCACAATTTTCTGATGTCGGAGTCGGAGCAAAGCCAGCTCTTCAACCGCCTGCGGGACGTCTATCAGCAGAATCCGATCTACCGCTACCTTCAGGAAGGCGGGACCGGACCGGTGGTGGACATCGCGGATCTGGTGCCGCGCCGCCAGTTCCAGCGTACCGATTTCTATCAGGACATCTTCCGGCCCGTAGGGCTGGAGTATCAGATGCAGGTGCTGATGAACCGCCCCGGCTGGATCCAGACCCTGACTCTCAATCGCGACCGGCCGATTCCGAAGGCTGCGGCACTCACTCTCAAGCTGGCCGCACGTCATATCCAGCTCGCTCATCGCAACGCCTGTCTGATGGAGCAGTTGCGGCCGGTCGTGGTGGCGGACCCGCAACCTGCGATCGCTTTCACCCGCCGTGAGCGTGAGGTCTTCGCGTGGTTGCAGGAGGGCAAGCGCAACGGTGAGATCGCCCTGTTGCTGGGTTGCTCACCCCGGACGGTGGACAAGCACGTGCAGCGCATTTTGTTCAAGACCGGGGCCGAAACCCGCACCGCTGCCGTCCGCTGCCGGCGTCTGTGA
- a CDS encoding OmpA family protein, with amino-acid sequence MNPRTFLPAFAFFALSLARLHAADAPGTKDHPMLKRVTGSEIIWGNTAKFDEMKIALEKIQYDYNAQGFKATKQETVEGAHATLYYRLPGDVSTLEAVRQYEQDLKAAGYAVAFTAANDELDDGYGRFVERIFPAALKTEGLKYLHEFNHEEQRYSVLKGKSKEGADVVVSLYAFVLKDVSTGFKKLVEDHKLQKDQTVVRVDILETKPMDARMEVVKAAEITSSISTTGRVAIYGVHFDTDKSEIKPDSADSLAEMAKAIKEGGGRYLIVGHTDNQGEYAHNQTLSDRRAAAVTSALASRYGIPSSTLIPVGVGMAAPVAPNTDEAGRAKNRRVEIVKM; translated from the coding sequence ATGAATCCACGCACCTTTCTGCCTGCCTTCGCGTTTTTCGCCTTATCCCTTGCCCGGCTTCATGCTGCGGATGCTCCCGGGACCAAGGACCATCCGATGCTCAAGCGCGTCACGGGTTCGGAAATCATCTGGGGCAATACCGCGAAGTTCGATGAGATGAAGATCGCGCTGGAGAAGATCCAGTACGACTACAATGCGCAGGGCTTCAAGGCGACCAAGCAGGAGACCGTCGAGGGCGCGCACGCCACGCTTTACTACCGCTTGCCCGGAGACGTCTCCACGCTGGAGGCGGTGCGCCAATACGAGCAGGACCTGAAGGCCGCCGGATATGCCGTGGCCTTCACCGCCGCGAACGACGAGCTGGATGATGGCTATGGCCGCTTTGTCGAACGCATCTTCCCCGCCGCTCTCAAGACGGAAGGGTTGAAGTACTTGCATGAGTTCAACCACGAGGAGCAGCGCTATTCGGTGCTCAAGGGCAAGTCGAAGGAAGGTGCGGACGTCGTTGTCTCGCTATACGCCTTCGTCCTCAAGGATGTCTCGACCGGCTTCAAGAAGCTCGTGGAAGATCACAAGTTGCAGAAGGACCAGACCGTGGTGCGGGTCGACATTCTCGAAACCAAGCCGATGGATGCCCGCATGGAAGTGGTGAAGGCCGCGGAGATCACTTCGTCCATCAGTACCACCGGCCGCGTGGCGATCTACGGCGTCCACTTCGATACCGACAAATCCGAGATCAAGCCGGACTCCGCGGACTCGCTGGCGGAAATGGCGAAGGCGATCAAGGAAGGCGGCGGCCGCTATCTGATCGTCGGCCACACCGACAACCAGGGCGAATACGCCCACAACCAGACCCTCTCCGACCGCCGCGCCGCCGCCGTGACCTCCGCGTTGGCCAGCCGCTATGGCATTCCCTCCTCCACCCTGATTCCGGTGGGCGTGGGTATGGCCGCACCGGTCGCCCCGAATACCGATGAAGCGGGCCGTGCGAAGAACCGCCGCGTCGAGATCGTGAAGATGTGA
- a CDS encoding DUF4339 domain-containing protein, whose product MSNWYYESNGTQAGPVTMEVVLAMVGRGELGPASLVWTDGMPGWQAVSQTSALAVVSSPTPAPAPVAPGGFNPYAPPSVAYQPAPVPEMRGFPFVKRANYGLSMALLLSGFAGIIVGAIGMEANPRNEVVFGIFAGVGGILLLVGAIQFLIYLYRAWLVLQPHTSRSTPGKAVGFLFIPLFSIYWKFVAYWRWSEEWNRLVANVRPGAPRMTEGVFLAYAITGAAALIAGAFAALPSIILFLIAMRQVCNAVNYAADHPA is encoded by the coding sequence GTGAGCAACTGGTATTATGAGAGCAACGGGACCCAGGCGGGTCCCGTGACCATGGAAGTGGTTCTGGCCATGGTGGGCCGTGGCGAACTGGGCCCGGCGAGTCTGGTGTGGACCGATGGCATGCCGGGATGGCAGGCCGTCTCCCAGACATCCGCGCTGGCGGTGGTTTCCAGCCCCACTCCTGCACCGGCTCCTGTCGCTCCGGGCGGTTTCAATCCCTATGCTCCTCCATCAGTCGCCTACCAGCCTGCGCCGGTGCCCGAGATGCGAGGGTTTCCATTTGTGAAGCGGGCCAACTATGGTCTTTCCATGGCGCTGCTTTTGAGCGGTTTCGCCGGGATCATTGTGGGAGCCATCGGTATGGAAGCGAATCCCCGCAACGAGGTCGTGTTTGGGATCTTCGCGGGTGTGGGGGGCATCCTGCTCTTGGTCGGAGCGATCCAGTTTCTGATCTACCTCTATCGTGCGTGGCTTGTTCTCCAGCCGCATACCAGCCGCAGCACGCCCGGTAAGGCGGTCGGGTTCCTGTTCATCCCGCTGTTCTCCATCTACTGGAAATTCGTCGCCTACTGGCGCTGGTCGGAGGAGTGGAACCGTCTGGTGGCGAATGTCCGTCCCGGCGCTCCGCGCATGACCGAGGGAGTATTCCTCGCCTATGCCATCACCGGAGCGGCGGCGCTCATTGCCGGTGCTTTTGCCGCCCTTCCCTCCATCATCCTTTTCCTGATCGCGATGCGGCAGGTCTGCAACGCGGTCAACTACGCGGCGGATCATCCGGCCTGA
- a CDS encoding dihydrolipoyl dehydrogenase family protein, with protein MKSYDLLVIGGGSAGYAAARTASDLGKRVAVADGARELGGLCILRGCMPSKTLLHATEVLHHARKGKTFGLRIPTAEVDMKALHRWKVKTIREFADYRVQGLESGKFDLYRSHARFTGPKTVALSDGTEIAAEKILISTGSKVSSPPIPGLAETPHWTSDDVLDLDFVPESVIVLGGGIVACELAQFLRRIGSKVTLIQRSPHLLKEFSESAAAVVEQAFRDEGIQLHTGTKIEKISTTTDGVSAKFTKDGKTLTRRAAYLFNALGREPNTGGLNVEAAGVKLTDAGRVAVNRWQQTSRSHIYAGGDVCGPHDIVHLAVSQGELAARHAFGVKSLKPIDPDLLLSVVFTDPPLATLGLQEKELKERNIPFLSASYPFDDHGKSILMDATYGYVKLFADPKRGGLLGAEIVGTHADSLIHCLTGPLAMKATVYDLLRAPWYHPTLAEILTYPLEEIAEKLS; from the coding sequence ATGAAATCCTACGATCTCCTCGTCATCGGCGGTGGTTCCGCCGGATACGCCGCGGCCCGTACGGCATCCGATCTCGGCAAGCGCGTGGCGGTCGCCGATGGCGCGCGCGAACTCGGCGGCCTCTGCATCCTGCGCGGCTGCATGCCTTCCAAGACCCTGCTCCACGCCACCGAGGTCCTGCACCACGCCCGCAAGGGCAAGACCTTCGGCTTGCGCATCCCCACTGCCGAGGTGGACATGAAGGCGCTGCACCGCTGGAAAGTGAAGACCATCCGTGAATTCGCCGACTACCGCGTGCAAGGGCTGGAGAGCGGAAAGTTCGACCTCTACCGCAGCCATGCCCGCTTCACCGGACCGAAGACCGTCGCCCTCTCCGATGGCACGGAGATCGCAGCGGAAAAGATCCTCATCTCCACCGGTTCCAAGGTCAGTTCACCGCCCATTCCTGGGCTCGCGGAAACCCCACACTGGACCAGCGATGACGTGCTCGATCTGGATTTCGTGCCGGAGAGTGTGATCGTGCTCGGCGGCGGCATCGTCGCCTGCGAACTGGCGCAGTTCCTCCGCCGCATCGGCTCCAAGGTGACGCTCATCCAACGCAGCCCGCATTTGCTGAAGGAATTCTCCGAATCCGCCGCTGCGGTGGTCGAACAAGCGTTCCGCGATGAAGGCATCCAGCTCCACACCGGCACCAAGATCGAAAAGATCAGCACCACCACGGATGGCGTGAGCGCGAAGTTCACCAAGGATGGCAAAACCCTCACGCGCCGCGCCGCGTATCTCTTCAACGCACTCGGGCGAGAACCGAACACCGGAGGACTCAACGTGGAGGCTGCGGGTGTGAAACTCACCGACGCAGGCCGGGTCGCCGTGAACCGCTGGCAACAAACCAGCCGTTCCCACATCTATGCCGGTGGCGACGTTTGCGGACCCCACGACATCGTCCACCTCGCCGTTTCCCAAGGTGAACTCGCCGCCCGCCATGCCTTTGGCGTGAAGAGTCTCAAACCCATCGATCCCGATCTGCTCCTCAGCGTCGTCTTCACCGATCCACCACTGGCCACGCTTGGCCTCCAAGAAAAGGAGCTCAAGGAGCGGAACATTCCCTTCCTCTCCGCCAGCTATCCCTTCGACGATCATGGCAAGTCGATCCTCATGGACGCGACCTATGGTTACGTGAAGCTCTTCGCCGATCCCAAACGCGGAGGTCTGCTCGGCGCGGAGATCGTGGGCACCCACGCTGACTCGCTGATCCACTGCCTCACGGGGCCGCTGGCGATGAAGGCCACGGTATACGACCTGCTGCGCGCACCTTGGTATCATCCCACGCTGGCGGAAATCCTTACCTATCCCCTTGAAGAGATTGCGGAAAAGCTTTCATGA
- a CDS encoding acyltransferase family protein, with protein MAGRATQIDGLRAFAMLGVACVHWLPREMRGWVPFELGLFFFLVLTGYLITGVLLRERDRGDASGVAWKAYGLKNFQVRRGLRILAPYYAAAAFALVLGARDIREAWGWYLTHTSNLHMAMHGWADFTSHFWTLAVQQQFYVLWPFVIWWVPRRWLVPLLVVFSAIAPAYRLFDTALEKTFVLPDLLPLAACDYLGLGSLLGLAVHRGLPLSLPVLRRAGMAAFVCYAVLYGFQQAGHPVPVLRVFQQTFLAVACCGLIAASSVGFGGWRAALLDHPAIQHLGKLSYGLYLFHNLAPLAAGWIFPWLWNGHFEHGAGFAARLGVFALISWALAWLCWRLLEVPAQGVKARMARNP; from the coding sequence ATGGCAGGCCGCGCGACGCAGATCGACGGGCTCCGGGCGTTCGCGATGCTCGGGGTGGCGTGCGTGCATTGGTTGCCGCGGGAGATGCGCGGCTGGGTGCCGTTCGAGCTGGGCTTGTTCTTTTTCCTGGTGCTCACCGGCTATCTCATCACCGGCGTGCTACTGCGGGAGCGCGACCGTGGCGATGCCTCCGGAGTGGCGTGGAAAGCGTATGGCCTGAAAAATTTCCAAGTCCGCCGCGGCCTGCGGATCCTCGCTCCCTATTACGCGGCGGCGGCGTTCGCGCTGGTGCTGGGAGCGCGGGACATCCGTGAGGCATGGGGATGGTATCTGACACATACGTCGAACCTCCACATGGCCATGCACGGCTGGGCGGACTTCACCTCGCACTTCTGGACGCTGGCGGTGCAACAACAGTTCTACGTGCTATGGCCGTTCGTGATCTGGTGGGTGCCCCGGCGCTGGCTGGTGCCGCTGCTGGTGGTGTTCTCCGCCATCGCACCGGCTTACCGGCTTTTTGACACGGCATTGGAGAAGACCTTCGTCCTGCCGGACCTGCTGCCACTGGCGGCGTGCGACTACCTCGGGCTGGGAAGCCTGCTGGGCCTGGCGGTTCATCGCGGCCTGCCGTTGTCCCTTCCGGTGCTGCGGCGCGCGGGGATGGCGGCCTTCGTTTGCTATGCCGTTCTCTATGGGTTCCAGCAGGCGGGTCATCCGGTGCCGGTCCTGCGGGTGTTCCAGCAGACCTTTCTCGCCGTGGCGTGCTGCGGATTGATCGCCGCGTCCTCGGTGGGATTCGGGGGATGGCGGGCGGCTCTGCTCGATCATCCCGCGATCCAGCATCTCGGGAAACTTTCGTACGGGCTCTATCTTTTCCACAATCTCGCGCCACTGGCGGCCGGGTGGATATTCCCGTGGCTGTGGAACGGGCATTTCGAGCACGGAGCCGGTTTTGCCGCGCGGCTGGGGGTGTTCGCCCTGATCTCATGGGCGCTGGCGTGGCTGTGCTGGCGGCTGCTGGAAGTCCCGGCGCAGGGGGTAAAAGCCCGTATGGCGCGTAATCCCTGA
- the tdh gene encoding L-threonine 3-dehydrogenase, which yields MKALVKAKAEEGLWLQDVPEPEVGPKDVLIKIRKTSICGTDVHIWKWDKWAQRTIPVPMHVGHEFCGVVEAVGSGVTDVVPGELVSGEGHIVCGRCRNCLAGRRHLCPNTLGVGVNRPGAFAEYLSIPYTNVYKVDPAIPEEVISTFDPLGNAVHTALSWDMVAEDVLITGAGPIGCMAAAVAKFAGARHVVVTDVNPYRLELAKKLGATRVVNVAQENLDDVKKELGMKEGFDVALEMSGHPSGLNDILQHTSNGAKVSLLGIFPEKIAIDWDKVIFKGLILKGIYGREMFETWYKMSSMIRAGLDISPVITHRFHYTDFAKGFETMMSGQSGKVVLDWT from the coding sequence ATGAAAGCATTGGTCAAGGCAAAGGCGGAAGAGGGCTTGTGGCTCCAGGACGTTCCGGAACCCGAAGTGGGTCCGAAGGACGTCCTCATCAAGATCCGCAAGACATCGATCTGCGGCACGGACGTTCATATCTGGAAGTGGGACAAGTGGGCCCAGCGCACCATCCCCGTGCCGATGCATGTCGGTCACGAATTCTGCGGCGTCGTGGAAGCCGTCGGCTCCGGCGTGACCGACGTGGTCCCTGGCGAACTCGTCTCCGGTGAGGGCCACATCGTTTGCGGCCGCTGCCGCAACTGTCTGGCCGGCCGCCGCCACCTTTGCCCGAACACGCTGGGCGTGGGCGTGAACCGTCCCGGTGCCTTCGCCGAATACCTCTCCATCCCCTACACCAACGTTTACAAGGTCGATCCCGCCATCCCGGAGGAGGTCATTTCCACCTTCGACCCGTTGGGCAATGCCGTCCACACCGCCCTGTCCTGGGACATGGTGGCGGAGGACGTGCTGATCACCGGTGCGGGTCCGATTGGCTGCATGGCTGCCGCCGTGGCGAAGTTCGCCGGTGCGCGCCACGTGGTCGTTACCGACGTGAACCCCTACCGCCTTGAGCTGGCCAAGAAACTCGGCGCCACCCGCGTCGTGAACGTCGCCCAGGAAAACCTGGATGACGTGAAGAAGGAGCTCGGCATGAAGGAGGGCTTCGACGTGGCGCTGGAGATGTCCGGCCACCCGTCCGGCCTCAACGACATTCTCCAACACACGTCCAACGGCGCGAAAGTTTCGCTGCTCGGCATCTTCCCGGAAAAAATCGCCATCGATTGGGACAAGGTCATCTTCAAGGGCCTGATCCTCAAGGGGATCTATGGCCGGGAAATGTTCGAAACTTGGTACAAAATGAGCAGTATGATTCGTGCCGGTTTGGACATTTCGCCAGTGATCACCCATCGATTCCACTACACCGACTTCGCGAAAGGCTTCGAGACCATGATGTCCGGCCAATCCGGGAAGGTTGTGCTGGATTGGACGTGA